In Triticum aestivum cultivar Chinese Spring chromosome 5B, IWGSC CS RefSeq v2.1, whole genome shotgun sequence, the following proteins share a genomic window:
- the LOC123116599 gene encoding ureide permease 1-like has translation MFVVEDKGSAIALMCAALLFLGTWPALLTLLERRGRLPQHTYLDYSITNLLAAVLIALTLGQLGDSKQNMPNFFTQLNQDNWPSVLFAMAGGLVLSIGNLSTQYAWAYVGLSVTEVICASMVVVIGTTLNYFLDNRINRADILFTGVACFLVAVILGTAVHSSNAADNEEKLSESTNGYNLG, from the exons ATGTTCGTCGTAGAAGACAAGGGTAGCGCCATTGCTCTCATGTGCGCCGCCCTCCTCTTCTTGGGCACATGGCCAGCATTGCTCACCCTCTTGGAGCGCAGGGGCCGGCTACCGCAGCACACGTACCTCGATTACTCGATCACCAACCTCCTCGCCGCGGTCCTCATTGCACTCACCTTGGGCCAGCTTGGGGACAGCAAGCAAAACATGCCCAATTTCTTCACCCAGCTCAATCAG GATAACTGGCCTTCGGTGCTGTTTGCAATGGCAGGGGGCCTTGTGCTCAGTATTGGGAACCTTTCTACACAATATGCTTGGGCATATGTGGGTCTCTCAGTTACCGAGGTTATCTGCGCAAGCATGGTTGTTGTTATAG GCACAACACTGAATTATTTCCTGGACAACCGCATCAACAGGGCAGATATTCTTTTCACTGGAGTGGCTTGCTTCCTTGTTGCAGTCATCCTTGGGACTGCTGTACACTCTTCCAATGCAGCTGATAATGAAGAGAAACTAAGTGAATCCACAAATGGCTACAACCTTGGGTAA